CCAAGGCCGCCGGTGTCGAGGCTGTCGTGTTCGACCGTGGTGGCAACCAGTACGCCGGGCGCATCGCCGCCCTGGCGGACGCCGCCCGCGAAGCCGGCCTGAAGTTCTGAGCCGGTTCCGAGCTAGCGGAAACAGAGAGAGGTAATTCCAATGGCTGGACCCCAGCGCCGCGGTGGCGGTGCCGGTGGCGGCGAGCGGCGGGACCGGAAGGGCCGTGACGGCGGCGCAGCTGCCGCCGAGAAGACCGCGTACGTCGAGCGCGTCGTCGCGATCAACCGTGTCGCCAAGGTTGTGAAGGGTGGTCGTCGCTTCAGCTTCACCGCGCTGGTCGTGGTGGGCGACGGTGACGGCACCGTGGGTGTCGGATACGGCAAGGCCAAGGAGGTGCCGGCCGCCATCGCCAAGGGTGTTGAGGAGGCCAAGAAGCACTTCTTCAAGGTCCCCCGCATCCAGGGCACCATCCCGCACCCGATCCAGGGTGAGAAGGCTGCCGGCGTCGTGCTGCTCAAGCCCGCGTCGCCCGGTACCGGTGTTATCGCCGGTGGTCCGGTGCGCGCCGTGCTCGAGTGCGCCGGTATCCACGACATCCTGTCGAAGTCCCTGGGCTCCGACAACGCGATCAACATCGTGCACGCCACCGTGGCGGCCCTCAAGGGCCTGCAGCGTCCCGAGGAGGTCGCGGCCCGCCGCGGTCTGCCGCTCGAGGACGTCGCCCCCGCGGCTCTCCTTCGTGCGCGTGCCGGGGCGGGTGCGTAATCATGGCGCAGCTCAAGATCACGCAGACGAAGTCCTACATCGGCAGCAAGCAGAACCACCGCGACACCCTGCGTTCCCTGGGCCTCAAGCGCCTGGGTGACGTGGTCGTCAAGGAGGATCGTCCCGAGTTCCGCGGCATGGTGCACACCGTCCGCCACCTCGTGACGGTCGAGGAGGTCGACTGATCATGGCGGAGCAGAACCCGCTCAAGATCCACAACCTCCGTCCCGCCCCGGGCGCCAAGACCGCCAAGACCCGTGTGGGTCGTGGTGAGGCGTCGAAGGGTAAGACGGCCGGTCGTGGTACCAAGGGCACGAAGGCCCGCTACCAGGTTCCGGAGCGCTTCGAGGGTGGCCAGATGCCCCTCCACATGCGTCTTCCGAAGCTGAAGGGCTTCAAGAACCCGTTCAAGACCGAGTACCAGGTCGTGAACCTCGACAAGCTGGCCGCGCTGTACCCCGAGGGTGGCGAGGTCACCGTCGAGGGCCTGGTGGCCAAGGGTGCCGTTCGCAAGAACAGCCTCGTCAAGGTCCTCGGCCAGGGCGAGGTCTCCGTGGCGCTCCAGGTGACGGTCGACGCCGTCTCCGGGTCCGCCAAGGAGAAGATCACCGCCGCCGGCGGTAGCGTCACCGAGCTCGTCTGAATCCCTCGGACGTCTTGATGACCTGAACGTCCCGACCGGGGATACCCACAAATGGGGTATCCCCGGTTGGTCGTTCCTAGGGGGGCGGTATCGCCGGTAAGGTGGCCTGCACTGTCCACTTCCACCGGACGCCGCACCTCGGGCACCCGGAGCGGCAGTCGTCCGTTGTCCATTCGTCGTTCTCTGTTGGAACCTCAAAACCGTCACCCTGACGCACGTGCGCGGGGGTCGCAGGAGGCACCGTGCTCACCGGCTTCGTCCGGGCGTTCAGGACGCCCGACCTGCGCAAGAAGCTGCTCTTCACGCTCGGCATCGTCGTGGTGTACCGGGTCGGTACCCACGTCCCGATCCCGGGTGTCAACTACAAGGCCGTGCAGCAGTGCGTGACCGAGGCCTCGGGCAACCAGGGGCTGTTCGGTCTGGTCAACATGTTCAGCGGCGGCGCGCTGCTCCAGATCACGATCTTCGCCCTCGGGATCCTGCCGTACATCACGGCGAG
The sequence above is drawn from the Streptomyces sp. SAT1 genome and encodes:
- the rpsE gene encoding 30S ribosomal protein S5, translated to MAGPQRRGGGAGGGERRDRKGRDGGAAAAEKTAYVERVVAINRVAKVVKGGRRFSFTALVVVGDGDGTVGVGYGKAKEVPAAIAKGVEEAKKHFFKVPRIQGTIPHPIQGEKAAGVVLLKPASPGTGVIAGGPVRAVLECAGIHDILSKSLGSDNAINIVHATVAALKGLQRPEEVAARRGLPLEDVAPAALLRARAGAGA
- the rpmD gene encoding 50S ribosomal protein L30; the protein is MAQLKITQTKSYIGSKQNHRDTLRSLGLKRLGDVVVKEDRPEFRGMVHTVRHLVTVEEVD
- the rplO gene encoding 50S ribosomal protein L15, whose translation is MAEQNPLKIHNLRPAPGAKTAKTRVGRGEASKGKTAGRGTKGTKARYQVPERFEGGQMPLHMRLPKLKGFKNPFKTEYQVVNLDKLAALYPEGGEVTVEGLVAKGAVRKNSLVKVLGQGEVSVALQVTVDAVSGSAKEKITAAGGSVTELV